Genomic DNA from Perognathus longimembris pacificus isolate PPM17 chromosome 6, ASM2315922v1, whole genome shotgun sequence:
ACACTCGCCatggggtccccatctcagtcacAGGCATTGCCCAGGTGAGGCTTTCAGaacttttcccctcccccccaagcccaccttatcatttttctcccagacaTTAAAAAGCTTCTGACTATGGCCTTATGTGCCTCTGCCTGCAAAGAAACATGTCCTGCGTTCTCCAGCCACTCCCAGGGCAGTTTTCTCCCTGAGAAGGAAAAAGATGCTAAgggctcctctttctctccctgcttTCTCCCTGGCTTCCTGAGACTTTTACCACACCCTTCCTATCCCTTCTCTGGCTGCAGGTGAAAATCCAGGGACAGAACAAGGAAATGTTGGCAGCTGCCTGCCAGATGTTCTTGGGGAAGACGGAGGCTGAGATTGCCCACATTGCACTGGAGACACTGGAGGGCCACCAGAGGGCTATCATGGCCCACATGACTGTGGAGGTGGGTTTGTGGGCAGGGAAGGATCTGACAGGGATACAGAATAAGTAGAGCCAAGGGATCCAGCCAGTCTGTGTGTGATGGTGAAACTCAGAGCTTAAGTACCTTCTTCCCACCATTCTGTTGTTCTAGGAGATCTATAAGGACAGGCAGAAATTCTCAGAGCAAGTATTCAAGGTGGCCTCCTCAGACCTGGTCAACATGGGCATCAGTGTGGTTAGTTATACCCTGAAGGATATTCATGATGACCAGGTAAAACTAGATAGTCGATCCTTCTGCACTTCCTTGTTCCCATCTCTCAAGCCCTTGTGAGGACTACAGTGTCTGTACCTTTCCCACAGGACTATTTGCACTCCTTAGGGAAGGCTCGCACAGCGCAAGTCCAAAAAGATGCTCGAATTGGGGAAGCAGAGGCCAAGAGAGATGCTGGGATTCGGGTGAGTGATGATGGTCTTGCTGGATGCCCAGTGGCAGAGAAGACCTGGTGGGATCCAAGGGGCGCAGCTGAGTGGGGCTGGTGGAACTGGGTTGGCAGGGGAAATAGAGGGAGCCTGGGTAAAGGCAGAAAAAACTAGTGAGGAGCAAGCTCTTACcctctgttttcctttctacCTGCCTGATTGCTGACTGGATAGGAGGCTAAGGCCAAGCAAGAAAAGGTGTCTGCTCAGTACCTGAGTGAAATTGAGATGGCCAAGGCACAGAGAGACTATGAGCTGAAGAAGGCTGCATATGACATCGAGGTCAACACCCGCCGAGCACAAGCTGACCTGGCCTATCAGCTTCAGGTAAGAACTGCCACACTGGACTGATGGCAGGTCACCCACTGTGACCCTTCACCTGCCACTCAGCCTCTCCATCTTACGCCATCTCTTTTTTCATCTTCCAACTTTGTCTTATTCTGGCTTTTGTagtcttttctgtctaggctgatcctcagatttcagccttctgagtagctaagattaacaggtgccatcagctcccagctcccagaCATTTTTTAATCCAATCAAGTTAATTTGCCATCATAGAGGCACAGTGTTGGTTGCCTGctgaagtagtaaagtgctagccttgagcaaaagaagctcagggaaagtgcccaggtcctgagttcaagccccaggactggcaaaataaaataaatttagaaaagcaaagatgagccaggcatggtgacacatatctataatcctcactacttaagAAAGTAaagatcggggctgggaatatggcctagtggcaagagagctcacctcgtatacatgaagccctgggttcgattctccagcaccacatatctagaaaacggccagaagtggcgctgtggctcaagtggcagagtgctagccttgagcaaaaagaagccaggaacagtgctcagccccagagtccaagccccaggactggccaaaaaaaaaaaaaaaagaagaaaagaaagtaaagatgGAGAAAATAGGAACAGAGCAGAAACCATAGCATCATTTTGCGAACTGGAAAGCAGTGGTTATCtagtgctgtcactgagcctgAAGCCTACAGTAAGGAAGCAAACAATGAAAGAAAGCCCCtgaggatgggaatgtggcttagtggtagagtgcttgcctagcatgcatgaagccctgggttcgattcctcagcaccacataaacagaaaaggctggaagtgggtgccgtggctcaagaggtagagtgctagccttgagcaaaaagaagccagggacagtgctcaggtcttgagttcaagccccaggactggcaaaaaaaaaaaaatgaaagcacctGAGACTCAGGGACTACCATAGCCCCTGAGCTGTGATAAAGACTGGTGAACTAAGAGGAACAAGAGACAAGTGACTACCTGGCTAGAGTTCCTCACTGGCTCCCTGCCTCTGGGTGGTGGCACCTCCCCCTCCGCAACAAGACATCTGGAAGTCTATTTTCTGAAAACCAGGGAATGTGACTAAAGCTGGCCAGGCACAGGTGAGGACCAGGGTAGTTTACCAGAAATGGGTATGAATGGACAATAAGTATATTGAATACTAAATGTTAGAAGCTGGCCCCTGCAGCCCCACTCAACTCCTAGAACCTCATATTTaaaagagagaagctgccactgttggctcatacctgttatcctagctactcaagaggctgagatctgaggatcgtggttcaaagccagtccaggcaggaaagtctgtgagactcctccaattaaccaccagaaaaccagaagtgacgttgtgggtcaagtggtagagcactagccttaagctgaggagctcagggatagagcccaggtccatggttcaagccctgcaaccaaaaaaaaaaaaaaatgagagagagagagagaccactaCTGTTCTTTGTAATATACCCAATCCAAAGGGAAAGACTTTAAAGAGCCTGAGTCTGTTAAGTATAATGATGgcccatctataatcctagccttttggaaggctgaagcaagaggatcacaagtttgaagccaatctgggctacatatGGCAAGATCTGTCCTTAAAATTTTAGAGgaaaaaacacaccaaacaaGTCCTTAATCAGAAGTTCCTCCATACAAGGGCTAGTCAGATCACCCTAAAGTGCAGCTCAGATTTAATAGGCCTCACCTACAGATTTAGAGCTTCCTTTCAGTGAGCAGACAACCAGTATTCCCTGATACAGGAGGGAATCCTCCAACATGAAAGATGGAAATCAAAGCCACAGCAAAAGAgctagtggggggctggggatatggcctagtggcaagagtgcttgcctcgtatacatgaggccctgcgttcaattccccagcaccacatatacagaaaatggccagaaatggtgctgtagctcaagtggcagagtgctagccttgagcaaaaagaagccagggacagtgctcaggcccagagtccaagccccaggactggccaaaaaaaaaaaaaaaaaaagagctagtgctgtagctgaagtggtagagtgcctgcctaggaagcatgaagccctgagttcaagccacagtaccaacaTAGACCAGAAAAACTGGATGTATAGTGTATACCTGTAACCCCATGCacctgaagccagcctgagctacatagagagATCCTAtgtccaaaacaaagcaaaacaactcaCCACAGAGCGAAGTAACTTCAAGGATACATACTGTTTGGGgagaagaaagcttaaaaaagaaggtagaggtgtagctcagtggtagagcatgtgcttgGTTTGCACAGGTCtaggttgattccccagcaccaaatgaaACAAATTCTTACTAAAATAACAGGCCcgggtggctcacgtctataatcctagctacttaggaggctgagatctaagggtcttggttcaaagccagtgcaggcaggaaagtctaggagatttttttttttttttgccagtcctggggattgaactcccagcctgaacactgtccctggcttctttttgctcaaggctagtactctacctcttgagccacagtgcaacttctggctttttctattatgtggtgctgaggaactgaacccagggagggcttcatgtatacaaggcaagcactctaccactagtccatattcccagctccctaggAGACTTttacatctccaattagccaccaaaaaactggaattgaggctgtggctcaaagtggtagagcactaactttgagccaaAGGAGTTCTCCTTACTTAAACACATTTGGTGAGAGTTTACCAATTGCCCAACACAAAGAAGTATCAATGTTGAAACGCAGCATGTGCTGGTGCtgctggttcacacctgcaatcctagccactcaggagactgagatctgagcatcacagctaGAAGCCAGCCCGgcaatcttcaattaaccagcaaaaagctggaagtggagctcagaaagctcaagtggtaaagtgctagcacaggggcagcaccccagccctaacacacacacacacacacacacacacacacaccagccctaacacacacacacacacacacacacacacacctgtagtgAAGTTTGTTTCACACAGGGAGCAGGTTCCAGCCACATTGCTCTGCCTCTGGCCTTTGAGAGATGCCTAGACCTTGATAATGGCTTTGAAGCCACTCCAGGCCCTGAAATGGATTCTTGTGCCCACTGAGCAGACCAGGAACAGACTTCACAGATGTTTGTATCCCCTTCTGGCATCTCTGTGCTACTGGGCGCTTGCACCTCCGCTCTGACTCCAGCACCCCTTGCTCTCCAGGTGGCCAAGACAAAGCAGCAGATTGAGGAGCAGCGGGTGCAGGTGCAGGTGGTGGAGCGCGCCCAGCAGGTGGCGGTACAGGAGCAGGAGATCGCCCGCCGAGAGAAGGAGCTGGAGGCCCGAGTGCGCAAGCCGGCTGAGGCTGAGCGCTACAAGCTGGAGCGCCTAGCAGAAGCTGAGAAGTAAATGCCCCGGGGCTCCTCCTGGCTCTTGCCACCTGGGCACCCCTAGATGGGGAACTGAGGATTTCCTTCCCCGTTTAGATTCCTATGAAACTCAGGGAGCAGGAGCCTCTGTCTCCAGCCTTTTTCCTCCACTTGCTCTCTATCCCCAGGTCCCAGTTGATCATGCAGGCCGAGGCAGAAGCTGAGTCCGTGCGGGTGAGTGTAGAGATGGTACCTTGTTAGCTTGTGGAAAGTGGCTTATAGGTTGCTTCTTGGGTTGActgctttgtttttgtgcctgtgttgggatgaactcggggcctagttgccatcccttagctttttattccaggctagcactctagcatttgacctacagctcctcttccagcttttagctcgttaattggacatgagtctcatggatttatctgcccaagctgacttctagctgagaccctcagatctcacccagcctcttgagtagctagtattccacgtgagctactggcactgggCTCTGGTTCGTGTTTCTTGTTCTTAATGATTCCTATGTGTTTCACAAGTCTCCTGCACCCTCCTCAGATGCGGGGGGAAGCCGAAGCCTTTGCCGTAGGGGCCCGAGCCCGCGCAGAGGCTGAGCAGATGGCCAAAAAGGCAGAAGCATTCCAGATGTATCAAGAGGCTGCACAGTTGGACATGCTGCTGGAGAAACTGCCCCAGGTCTGAGGATGGCGGTGGGCATCAGGAAAGGAGGAACCAGAGCAGGGCCTGAAGGGTGGGGGTGAAACTAAGTGTTGTGAAGAGAACTAACGTAGAAAGTCCATAAATTAGAGATGGCAGTTATAAGCCAGTGGCCAGCCAGAGTGAGGAAGGCTGGGGCTTAAAATGCAGGACGAGTTGTGTAAGGGTGTGGTCGGGACTGGGCACTCAGCAGGCGGCTTTCATCCACTAGGTGGCAGAAGAGATCAGTGGTCCCTTAACCTCAGCCAACAAGATCACGCTGGTGTCCAGCGGAAATGGAACCGTGGGCGCATCCAAAGTGACCGGGGAAGTCCTGGACATCCTGAGCCGCCTGCCAGAGAGTGTGGAGAGACTCACGGGTGTCAGCATCTCCCAGGTGAGCGTCTCGTGGTAAGAGGATgaagttttttggggttttttctctGTGACATGTGACACAGTAAACCTAGCACTTGACCAGCACCCAAAGGACTTGGAAATCACTCAAATTGCCTTCTGTGTACCAGACACAGTGCTAGGCTTCTACACAGATTGGGTGTTTGTTTTCAAATTAAACTAATTTTAGGCTGTGTAGTATcttacaaaggaaagaaactgcTTCCAACATGTTAACAGCCCACTCATACAGCTGGCCAACAGTGGGACTTATCTCAGGCCAGTCTGGAGTTGGTgcttgcagacacacacacacacacacacacacacacacacacacacacacacacacacacacacacacactttacctcCATTTACTCGCCTGTGAATTATGGTAAAGGTCAAAGTGTGAGCTCTGGAATCGCTGTTGTAGTGTGATGTCAGCTAATTTTCTGACCTTGGAAAGGTTATCAATCTCTACCTGTATCCTCACTTTGAAACTGAGTTAATGAAGCtttgacacctataatcctaccaactcaggaggctgagatctcagatctcatggttcattcaa
This window encodes:
- the Flot1 gene encoding flotillin-1, which codes for MFFTCGPNEAMVVSGFCRSPPVMVAGGRVFVLPCIQQIQRISLNTLTLNVKSEKVYTRHGVPISVTGIAQVKIQGQNKEMLAAACQMFLGKTEAEIAHIALETLEGHQRAIMAHMTVEEIYKDRQKFSEQVFKVASSDLVNMGISVVSYTLKDIHDDQDYLHSLGKARTAQVQKDARIGEAEAKRDAGIREAKAKQEKVSAQYLSEIEMAKAQRDYELKKAAYDIEVNTRRAQADLAYQLQVAKTKQQIEEQRVQVQVVERAQQVAVQEQEIARREKELEARVRKPAEAERYKLERLAEAEKSQLIMQAEAEAESVRMRGEAEAFAVGARARAEAEQMAKKAEAFQMYQEAAQLDMLLEKLPQVAEEISGPLTSANKITLVSSGNGTVGASKVTGEVLDILSRLPESVERLTGVSISQVNHKPLRTA